Below is a genomic region from Cynocephalus volans isolate mCynVol1 chromosome 14, mCynVol1.pri, whole genome shotgun sequence.
ggacctgagctgagggacaggaaagtgcagcctcaagacccaGTGTCATTGcatttctcgctctctttccctgggatccagaacctccgccctccttttaggcgcactggctggggagaggctgtggcgggagcgggagcaagcgggcagcggctccagccgggcagaggctgcagcgggatcgggagcgcgcaggcagcggctggagcagggcagaggctgcagccagatcgggagagcgggggcagcggctgagcggtgcagaggctgcagcgcgatcgggagtgcgcaggcagtggctggagcgggacagaggctggagcgggagcaggagggcgcgggcaacagctggagctgggcaaaggcggaggcgggagcgggagcgtgagcctggtggcagcggcgggagagtgacagaggctcgagaggggcagaggctgcagcgggatcgggagcgccagggtagcggctcgaacagggcagaggctgcagctagatcgggagtgggcgggcagcggctctagcggggcagaggctgcagcgggagcgggagggcgtgggcaacagctggagctgggcaaaggctgcggtggggcgggagcaggagggggtgggaaacatctcgagctgggcaaagactgctgtgggagctggagcgctaacgtgcgggcagaagctggagcggggcagaggctgaggCGCGAACGGAACGCGCAGGCAGCGCCTCAAGCGGTGCAGAgcctgcagcgcgatcgggagcgcgcaggcagcggctctagcggggcagaggctgcagcgggatcaggagctggtgggcagtggctccagccgggcagagcctgcagggggagcgggaacgcacgggcagcggctccagccgggcagagtctgcagcgggatcgggagcgcgcaggcagcggctcgagcacgGCAGAGGCtacagcgagatcgggagcgcgcgggcagcggatCCAGCCTGGCAGAGGCTggagcgagatcgggagcgtgcaggcagcggctcgagcagggcagaggcagcTGCCAGATCGGGAGAGCAGgggcagcggctgagcggtgcagaggctgcagagcgatcgggagtgcgcaggcagctGCTcaagcgggacagaggctggagcgggagcaggagggcgcgcgcaacagctggagctgggcaaaggcggatgcgggagcgtgagcgtgggggcagaggctggagaggggcagaggctcaagaggggcagaggctgcagcgggatcaggagcgggtgggcagcggctcgagccgggcagagTCTGcggggggagcgggagcgcgcagctagcggctcgagcggggcagaggctgcagcgggatcaggagcgggtgggcagcggctcgagccgggcagagcctgcggggggagcgggagcgcgcagccagcggctcgagcggggcagaggctgcagcgggatcaggagcgggtgggcagcggctccagccgggcagaggctgcagcgggatcgggagcgcgcaggcagcggctccagccaggcagaggctgaccAGCGACGGGAGTGCACAGGCAGCTGctcgagcgggacagaggctgcagcgggagcaggagggcgccgGCAACAGCTGgcgctgggcaaaggcggaggcgggagagggagcgtgagcgtgggggcagcggcgggagaggggcagaggctcaagaggggcagaggctgcagcgggatcgggaacgcgcagGCAGCACCTCCAGCGGTGCAGAGCCTGCAGCTCGATCCGGAGCGCGTAGGCAGTGGCTCGAGCCGGGCAGAACCTTcagggggagcgggagcacaccggcagcggctccagccgggcagaggctgcagcgggatcgggagcgcgcaggcagcggctcgagcagggcagaggctgctgcgagatcgggagcgcgcgggcagcggctcgaacagggcagaggctgcagcgagatcgggagcgtgcgggcagctgctcgagcggggcagaggctgcagcgggatcgggaccgcgcgggcagtggctccagctgggccGAGGCTGCTGCTTgtgcgggagcgcgcgggcagccgctcgAGAGAGGCAGAGCCTGCAGCGCGATCCGGAGCGCgtaggcagcggctcgagccgggcagagcctgcagggggagcgggagcgcaccggcagcggctccagccgggcagaggctgcagcgagatcgggagcgtgcgggcagcggctccagcagggcaaaagctgcagcgggatcggaagcaagcgggcagcagcccTAGCGGAGCAGagactggagcaggagcaggagggcgcgggcaatagctggagctgggccaaggcggaggcgggagcgggagagTGAGCCCACGTgggggaagctgctcgagagggCCAGAGGCCCGAGAGGGGCacaggctgcagcgggatcggaagggcgcgggcagcggctcaaacagggcagaggctgcagcgggatcgggagcgcagGGCAGCAGCTTGAAcggggcagcggctgcagcggggcagcggctggaaaggggcagaggctggcaaggggcagcggctgcatagggagcgggagctggcggcagcagctccaatgggccgacgctgcagtgggatcgggagcacgcgggcagcggctctagcggggcagtggctgcagcggagcgggagcgctggagcgctgaggaggccgctgcagcgctgacgctcctcaggagcagctggactctcctacctgctgctgcaggaatctgtggcaacacgttgctttggtggaagaacgtgaagcaagttgagcttcacagggacactaactgcagaagaagtgcttcagcagccacttcagatgactgtggagggtctttgatgctgcaccaaaactcaacgacaaatactaggtttttaaaggccaagaagctttagagaagaaaatttccagaaaaatggctttggtttgaggagaacatccgtgaacaaagaaaaacggaagcactcccctcaggacaacctcgggatacgtcacttcacagactcggctggaggtttttacccacatgggcccgggcctcttcttctgtctgtctctgaatctgcctgagaaaagatctgcagatggttatggccactgcctcatttccagtttccaatattgtgcaagtttctttattggccaattctaatctggaagaagagacggaagggaactgtggaaaatgtaattaattcccagcttagctgcactgacagagtacaaagcaccagagtgtaatgccacatactgtcttttttctaaggcataaatatgagacttaccaaattattttctagatgagaaatatcaaagaattttctagagaatttcccctattttacaaaaaaaaatttttttttgcaaaaaatgagaagaaaatctcatttattttgttaatgcataccacccatataggcgctatacagttgaatgattttttttttccccaaggattaaagttcttaacgttgcggtcacatggaaatcatccttaattttaacctaaagattgactggtgcatatccttcagatatttcaagcaaaaattagcagtaatgtattatttttatcatcagaaaaacgttaactgtcaattacacacacacatgcataaatatataatacacacatctccatgtacggcggcacttcaaaaagctcagggaagattcatattatctttcaattctatttttccacaaacattttgaagttctcagatacccatacATGCAGGATGTTATGtggctttttacctgtatacagtgctcactgttttctattcataaaaaatttaaattagaaccatagaagcatcattataccctccttacaggtttctttctagatagtcaaggtctatgaaacacataaacactggttaataatatgcttcatcttcttatcatatcttctcaccacagactttttcattgcagtatggacagaggcttagagttcatgttttaagagcataaaaatatccatcgacagcaaggttttataaatagagggtcttgaagggtcttagatccacaatttcttctggtaattttaaaagattattattatttttaacggacacctaataactgtacatatttatggggtacattgtgatttttttaattaaaaacctagctgattttattattattatcaataccaaacaagtcttgaaatcaatgaaaatttaattaagcataaagttactttcacatgtGTCTACcaccgtagtaaatacagttcttggcataaagacacagcccttggagtttaaaacatccccaactgcaagattacctaaataaatttcccattattgtttatgtaatagtgggttagttaatcaaattaaaataattatacaatctaggataaaataaaatggaaataatttactcatgaaattcatatttaaatcatctttatttacaaaatagtatcctgagaattataattccattaagcttcaatttgagcaaaaaatgtagttacttaaactgaaaatgaaagataagtcaaaacgatttatgaagagagaccaaaaatatcatcaggtttcttgctgtgcttctggatttcaggagcaggctcatttgagcacggaatcgaccctgaagggaactcacccctactttcagaatgtgggggtggaggtgaaaatccagctcctagaggaacataaggaggaaatcccctcagtgaatagacatttctcattgcaaatggaggtggtggctgcacagagaaatcccttggtagaaaataattttgaggagctccatacatgcttcctggaggaggtggaggaaaaggaggttctcttctcatgaatggacccctcctatccactggaaacaatggacctctgattgcaggtaaaggtggaggagcaaagccagggccacttgcttccctttcagcaggcacagatgaatgaggcacattgacattaccaaggtcgtctttggtttcatttctactggattccatttgtgagggctttggcccatccactttatccaaagaaggcagattgaaacttctgagttctgctgggccagacggtccaccaggatcaggatcaaatccgtcttgccttcgtggaagaagagctggatcagaacatgggtggcctggtggaggaatcatcatccttcggtgttgttcccacggaggtgacaggaacccagatggaggtggtggctgcacagggaaatcccttggtagataataattttgaggagctccatacatgcttcctggaggaggtggaggaaaaggaggttctcttctcatgaatggacccctcctatccactggaaacaatggacctctgattgcaggaaaaggtggaggagcaaagccagggccacttgcttccctttcagcaggcacagatgaatgaggcacatttacattaccaaggtcgtctttggtatcatttctgctggattccatttgtgagggctttggcccatccactttatccaaagaaggcagattgaaacttttgagttctgctgggccagacggtccaccaggatcaggatcaaatccgtcttgccttcgtggaagaagagctggatcagaacatgggtggcctggtggagggatcctcatcctccggtgctgttcccacggaggtgacaggaacccagaaggtgctccatgagaatcggttaacctatcatagcccaattctcctctttcattggtcatctggtgatccagagtattctctgggcctcttgagcctcttcctcctcctcgccctggagtcaaaggtgcgagtctgagtggagagagaaaagctctcgtttcggatgaaggtcgacccactggtgaggcaccacatggggaatgctctccgccaaatgctgtctttggaacatcaactacataaggatcttttttgaaaagttcaaatttaaactctttttcagctaatttttgtctcttggaaacatttactttccttaaatacctgaggtgtctttcagcagtctcagctgccacccagctgccacgcgcttctttctcataggaagtcatctgcccttgataagaacgaacgcttctctccaattcttcttccgcatctctggctctccttctgtaggtctccagttcctcagctgcatggctcaccttctcttctactttggaaagtttctcctccttctctaaccggtccttttcctctgctattaacttcctgtggagattcattccattttcttgatacagttcagtcattactttaagtttctgctgaagcttctgattttcactttccaactgtgtgttttctgactgtaaagatgcttgttcagtctggagatttgtaatatgctctataagctcttcctttgttttatctacttcagacaactcagtgtaaatttggtttctttctccttctagggttttgaaagaagcatttaacttagcagcgtgaatcagtttcttcaaagctccttttggcagatcatctaagcgagcacccttttgtgattcactcttcatctccaattccaagtcatcagccatcatgtcttctccaagcacagcagcccagtctgtcatcttgagcaagcgttcagccagagactggatgtgattttctttatcactcagaactcgttctgcctggactttggagttttcaaatagtattttctgtttattaagttcactcacttgttctttcaatacttccgcttcttgtaaaagctgtttctggctttcctgaagttgggaattttcattcaaggcgtcttttattgccaccttcagacgttcttcattcatttgaaatattttgcagattagtttggcttcagctacttgtgact
It encodes:
- the LOC134362665 gene encoding melanoma inhibitory activity protein 2-like — its product is MLMHCDSALLPPTWLSYLAGISEVPCADLVMNVPPFQPPSCFLPLLSLQPMNQLDSGAARAVAAGSGLGSRSYKAGRGGGGSEDAVSALATCGARDLRGHPSLPQERTRPLLRPGRGRPPRRRPSHPDLLSSPPALPTPQAPASPLAGPSAPASPRRLPRASRPRPFPLPAASWNSVSAKVRDKCRRGKCPAGSVAALPTAWLLHMESLLESAGLCLPRAAAYTLRIALQALHRWSASCCRRPPAPAAASVPLEQLPVHSRRWLCTDRAAAYALRIELQALHRWRAAACALLIALQALHRSRRCLRQKQLLQEAEVLKEQVSELNKQKILFENSKVQAERVLSDKENHIQSLAERLLKMTDWAAVLGEDMMADDLELEMKSESQKGARLDDLPKGALKKLIHAAKLNASFKTLEGERNQIYTELSEVDKTKEELIEHITNLQTEQASLQSENTQLESENQKLQQKLKVMTELYQENGMNLHRKLIAEEKDRLEKEEKLSKVEEKVSHAAEELETYRRRARDAEEELERSVRSYQGQMTSYEKEARGSWVAAETAERHLRYLRKVNVSKRQKLAEKEFKFELFKKDPYVVDVPKTAFGGEHSPCGASPVGRPSSETRAFLSPLRLAPLTPGRGGGRGSRGPENTLDHQMTNERGELGYDRLTDSHGAPSGFLSPPWEQHRRMRIPPPGHPCSDPALLPRRQDGFDPDPGGPSGPAELKSFNLPSLDKVDGPKPSQMESSRNDTKDDLGNVNVPHSSVPAEREASGPGFAPPPFPAIRGPLFPVDRRGPFMRREPPFPPPPPGSMYGAPQNYFLPRDFSVQPPPPFAMRNVYSLRGFPPYVPLGAGFSPPPPHSEPVPLSGLWPSRAASPTFCPARATAYALRIELQALHRWSASCCRRPPAPAAASVPLEQLPVHSRRWLCPARAAAYTLRIALQALHRWSGSCCRRPPAPAAASVPLEQLPVHSRRWLCTA